From the genome of Rathayibacter sp. VKM Ac-2759, one region includes:
- the mmsA gene encoding multiple monosaccharide ABC transporter ATP-binding protein → MTTNILEMRGITKTFPGVKALQDVTLNAERGEVHAICGENGAGKSTLMKVLSGVYPHGTYEGDIVFEDEVMQFASIRDSEAKGIVIIHQELALSPYLSIAENIFLGNEVRGFAGLIDWNKTNQEAAALLARVGLRENPTTKIQDIGVGKQQLVEIAKALSKRVKLLILDEPTAALNDEDSDHLLDLILHLKEQGITSLIISHKLNEIKKIADTVTVIRDGKTIETIAHDDVTEDRIIKDMVGRDLDHRYPDHTPHIGEEILRVVDWTAHHPQDPTRVMVDKVNLNVHRGEIVGIAGLMGAGRTEFAMSLFGRSYGSRISGQVFKAGKEIKMRNVSEAIAHGLAYATEDRKHYGLNLIDDIKRNISLASLDKVSKTGLVDDNREFEVANEYRGSMNIKSPTVLAKTGKLSGGNQQKVVLSKWIYSDPDVLILDEPTRGIDVGAKYEIYTIINRLAAAGKGIIVISSELPELLGICDRVYALSEGRITGELPIAEATPEAVLTLMTQEKQR, encoded by the coding sequence GTGACCACGAACATCCTCGAGATGCGCGGCATCACCAAGACGTTCCCGGGCGTGAAGGCGCTGCAGGACGTCACCCTCAACGCCGAGCGCGGCGAGGTGCACGCGATCTGCGGCGAGAACGGCGCCGGCAAGTCGACGCTGATGAAGGTGCTGTCGGGGGTCTACCCGCACGGCACGTACGAGGGCGACATCGTCTTCGAGGACGAGGTGATGCAGTTCGCCAGCATCCGCGACTCGGAGGCGAAGGGCATCGTCATCATCCACCAGGAGCTGGCTCTCAGCCCCTACCTCTCGATCGCCGAGAACATCTTCCTCGGCAACGAGGTCCGCGGATTCGCGGGCCTGATCGACTGGAACAAGACCAACCAGGAGGCGGCGGCGCTGCTCGCCCGCGTCGGCCTCCGCGAGAACCCGACCACCAAGATCCAGGACATCGGAGTCGGCAAGCAGCAGCTCGTCGAGATCGCCAAGGCGCTCTCCAAGCGGGTCAAGCTGCTCATCCTCGACGAGCCGACCGCTGCCCTCAACGACGAGGACTCGGACCACCTGCTCGACCTGATCCTGCACCTCAAGGAGCAGGGCATCACGTCGCTGATCATCAGCCACAAGCTGAACGAGATCAAGAAGATCGCCGACACCGTCACGGTCATCCGCGACGGCAAGACGATCGAGACGATCGCGCACGACGACGTCACCGAGGACCGGATCATCAAGGACATGGTCGGGCGCGATCTCGACCACCGCTACCCGGACCACACGCCGCACATCGGCGAGGAGATCCTCCGCGTCGTCGACTGGACGGCCCACCACCCGCAGGACCCCACCCGCGTGATGGTCGACAAGGTGAACCTCAACGTGCACCGCGGCGAGATCGTCGGCATCGCAGGGCTCATGGGCGCCGGGCGCACCGAGTTCGCGATGAGCCTCTTCGGCCGCTCCTACGGCAGCCGGATCTCGGGCCAGGTCTTCAAGGCCGGCAAGGAGATCAAGATGCGCAACGTCTCCGAGGCGATCGCGCACGGTCTCGCCTACGCCACCGAGGACCGCAAGCACTACGGCCTCAACCTCATCGACGACATCAAGCGGAACATCTCGCTCGCCTCCCTCGACAAGGTGTCGAAGACCGGGCTCGTCGACGACAACCGCGAGTTCGAGGTCGCCAACGAGTACCGCGGCAGCATGAACATCAAGTCGCCGACCGTGCTCGCCAAGACCGGCAAGCTCTCGGGCGGCAACCAGCAGAAGGTCGTCCTGTCGAAGTGGATCTACTCCGACCCCGACGTCCTCATCCTGGATGAGCCCACCCGCGGCATCGACGTCGGTGCCAAGTACGAGATCTACACGATCATCAACCGGCTCGCGGCCGCCGGGAAGGGGATCATTGTGATCTCCTCCGAGCTGCCCGAGCTCCTCGGCATCTGCGACCGCGTCTACGCGCTGTCGGAGGGCCGCATCACGGGCGAGCTGCCCATCGCCGAGGCGACGCCCGAGGCCGTCCTCACCCTCATGACTCAGGAGAAGCAACGATGA
- the chvE gene encoding multiple monosaccharide ABC transporter substrate-binding protein — MKRALIAGIAGGAMILSLAGCAGGSGSGDSGSGSGDGGLVGVAMPTKSSERWIADGDNVKSQLEEAGYQVDLQYAEDDIPTQVSQIENMITKGAKALIIASIDGTTLTSVLEEAAANDIPVIAYDRLIRDSANVDYYATFDNYKVGVQQATSLLAGLGLTDLEGNKATDAPAGPFNIELFAGSPDDNNATFFFNGAMDTLQPYIDDKTLVVASGETEFNTVATLRWDPEVAQSRMEDIITKTYSDGTKIQGVLSPYDGLSRGIISALTDAGYTVGTDFPIITGQDAELDSVKAIISGEQYATIYKDTRELAKEAVSMAQAVLEGTEPEVNDTETYDNGEKVVPSYLLEPVIVTKDEIQSVLVDGGYYTDAEVNG, encoded by the coding sequence ATGAAGCGCGCTCTCATCGCCGGCATCGCCGGCGGAGCGATGATCCTCTCCCTCGCCGGCTGCGCCGGCGGATCCGGCAGCGGCGACTCGGGCTCCGGTTCGGGCGACGGCGGCCTCGTCGGCGTCGCGATGCCGACCAAGTCCTCCGAGCGCTGGATCGCCGACGGCGACAACGTGAAGTCGCAGCTCGAGGAGGCCGGCTACCAGGTCGACCTCCAGTACGCCGAGGACGACATCCCCACCCAGGTCTCGCAGATCGAGAACATGATCACCAAGGGCGCCAAGGCCCTGATCATCGCCTCCATCGACGGCACCACCCTCACGAGCGTGCTCGAGGAGGCGGCCGCGAACGACATCCCGGTCATCGCCTACGACCGCCTCATCCGCGACTCCGCGAACGTCGACTACTACGCGACGTTCGACAACTACAAGGTCGGCGTCCAGCAGGCCACCTCGCTCCTCGCGGGCCTAGGCCTGACCGACCTCGAGGGCAACAAGGCGACCGACGCCCCCGCCGGTCCCTTCAACATCGAGCTGTTCGCCGGAAGCCCCGACGACAACAACGCGACGTTCTTCTTCAACGGCGCGATGGACACCCTCCAGCCCTACATCGACGACAAGACCCTCGTCGTCGCCAGCGGCGAGACCGAGTTCAACACCGTCGCCACGCTGCGCTGGGACCCCGAGGTCGCCCAGAGCCGCATGGAGGACATCATCACCAAGACGTACTCCGACGGCACCAAGATCCAGGGCGTCCTCTCGCCCTACGACGGTCTGAGCCGCGGCATCATCTCCGCCCTCACCGACGCCGGCTACACCGTGGGCACCGACTTCCCGATCATCACCGGTCAGGACGCCGAGCTCGACTCCGTCAAGGCGATCATCTCGGGTGAGCAGTACGCGACCATCTACAAGGACACCCGCGAGCTCGCCAAGGAGGCCGTGTCGATGGCACAGGCCGTCCTCGAGGGCACCGAGCCCGAGGTCAACGACACCGAGACCTACGACAACGGCGAGAAGGTCGTCCCGTCGTACCTGCTCGAGCCGGTCATCGTGACCAAGGACGAGATCCAGTCCGTGCTCGTCGACGGTGGCTACTACACCGACGCCGAAGTCAACGGCTAA